A window of the Zeugodacus cucurbitae isolate PBARC_wt_2022May chromosome 2, idZeuCucr1.2, whole genome shotgun sequence genome harbors these coding sequences:
- the LOC105216356 gene encoding uncharacterized protein LOC105216356 has translation MMHIKDFEMNTTTDSHEEMEQSNNETTQCTERPLPILHNEILINIFSYLPYTDLTQARLVCRLWLEAVAYTRFSNKFSLRIKEDNVLDIWRQLQNGNFASGMVYKHMVYVGIDAEQRDELTFILQRIGGQVRSLKLRTLYGLDCLYECFPKLERLTLEGLYVFPTHLPFELNAFGRLKSLHFVDDSVRQSSSEALLASCLRAKTTVKLEELSIRVYAEDAELFLAVLQDHADTLKSLHVVYFESTNEPNLLVQKWMTTFCRLKKLEKVKIYACNTQIFEGTLKCLEGLPLRYLEVDCLRPVNPDIFKLLESCAKTLEHLAFFNFYLPKSIAGTHIISECCQNLKKLILSYTRLLEEDELCSIASNLVNLEVLVLRYCKNAVTNRSLAAIFKNLTRLRELDLSGNNDFDVRALTGSAEHPYPIRRLQRLEKLNLKSCQQLSSDEFLTTLKFPFLRSLSFGRGIYTDNGIQILVRQCPLLEELIITFCPTLGRSALFCIAKALPRLRVLHLLHCAQVDKSVRLILYNECPLLADLEISEKRTKTKTYFHE, from the exons ATGATGCATATTAAAGACTTTGAAATGAACACAACAACCGACAGCCATGAGGAAATGGAGCAGAGCaataatg AAACCACACAGTGCACTGAGCGCCCACTGCCAATACTACACAATGAGATACTGATAAACATCTTCTCCTATTTGCCATACACCGACTTGACGCAGGCGCGGTTAGTTTGCCGGCTTTGGTTGGAGGCTGTCGCCTACACCAGGTTTTCGAATAAATTCAGTTTACGCATCAAGGAAGACAATGTGCTGGATATTTGGCGGCAATTACAAAATGGAAACTTTGCAAGCGGCATGGTGTATAAACATATGGTATATGTGGGCATTGATGCTGAGCAGCGTGATGAATTGACATTTATCTTGCAAAGAATTGGTGGACAGGTGCGCAGTTTAAAGCTGAGAACTCTATATGGTCTTGATTGCCTGTATGAATGCTTTCCGAAATTGGAACGACTAACGCTAGAGGGTTTATATGTGTTTCCCACGCATTTGCCATTCGAATTGAATGCGTTCGGCCGCTTAAAAAGCCTACACTTTGTGGACGATTCGGTGAGACAAAGCTCCTCGGAAGCTTTACTCGCCAGTTGCTTGCGTGCGAAAACTACAGTTAAGCTCGAGGAGTTGAGCATACGCGTCTATGCTGAGGATGCAGAATTGTTTCTGGCTGTGCTGCAGGATCATGCGGATACTTTGAAGAGTCTGCATGTGGTTTACTTCGAATCAACAAACGAACCAAATTTGCTGGTACAAAAGTGGATGACAACCTTCTGTCGTCTAAAGAAGTTGGAGAAAGTAAAGATTTATGCTTGCAACACGCAGATCTTTGAGGGCACACTGAAGTGTTTGGAAGGTTTGCCTTTGCGTTATCTGGAGGTGGATTGTTTGCGTCCAGTTAATCCAGACATCTTCAAATTGCTGGAGTCATGTGCGAAAACACTCGAGCACTTGGCATTCTTCAATTTCTATCTGCCAAAGAGTATAGCGGGCACGCATATAATAAGCGAGTGTTGCCAGAATTTGAAAAAACTCATACTCAGTTACACGCGTCTACTCGAGGAGGATGAGCTGTGTAGTATAGCCAGTAATCTGGTTAATTTGGAGGTGTTAGTGCTGAGATACTGCAAAAACGCCGTGACAAATCGTTCATTGGCGGCCATTTTCAAAAATCTAACACGTTTGCGTGAACTCGATTTGAGTGGCAACAATGATTTCGACGTTCGTGCATTAACAGGCAGCGCTGAGCATCCATATCCGATTCGGCGTCTGCAAAGGTTGgagaaattgaatttgaaatcatGCCAACAGCTATCGAGTGATGAGTTCTTGACAACACTGAAGTTTCCTTTTCTGCGCAGTTTAAGTTTTGGGCGTGGCATATACACCGATAATGGCATTCAGATATTGGTCAGGCAGTGTCCACTCTTGGAGGAATTAATCATTACCTTTTGTCCGACTTTGGGCCGTAGTGCATTATTTTGCATAGCGAAAGCATTGCCACGCCTACGTGTGCTGCATCTGCTGCATTGCGCTCAAGTGGACAAGTCGGTGCGGCTGATTCTCTATAACGAGTGCCCACTTTTGGCGGATTTGGAAATTTCCGAAAAACGCACAAAAACGAAAACGTACTTTCATGAGTAG